The following are encoded together in the Fundidesulfovibrio putealis DSM 16056 genome:
- a CDS encoding substrate-binding periplasmic protein: MRNTIAAVLLALAATWWSPSHAQSWQPLTIGTTIAPPLSTPDGNGMLDRLQREAFLRINMGVRFVTLPSERALAEANSGGIDGDNNRIAGLEKSYPDLIQVPESNMAYEFTAFALDPAVEVNGWESLGKYSVGYIQGWKILDENVKAAQLTKVATPQQLFALLKAKRVDVIIYERFGGEHFIRELDVQGARVLQPPLAKREMYLYLNRKHAPIVEAVAKALRDMKADGSYQALFARP; encoded by the coding sequence TTGCCGCGACATGGTGGTCCCCGTCGCATGCACAGTCCTGGCAGCCGCTCACCATAGGGACCACCATCGCCCCGCCCCTCAGCACGCCCGACGGCAACGGCATGCTGGACCGCCTGCAGCGCGAAGCCTTCCTGCGCATCAACATGGGGGTACGCTTCGTGACGCTGCCCAGCGAGCGCGCGCTGGCCGAGGCCAATTCCGGAGGCATCGACGGCGACAACAACCGCATCGCGGGCCTTGAGAAGAGCTACCCCGACCTGATCCAGGTGCCCGAGAGCAACATGGCCTACGAGTTCACGGCCTTCGCCCTGGACCCCGCCGTGGAGGTGAACGGCTGGGAGAGCCTCGGCAAGTACAGCGTGGGATACATTCAGGGATGGAAGATTCTCGACGAGAACGTGAAGGCCGCCCAACTGACCAAGGTGGCCACGCCCCAGCAGCTCTTCGCCCTGCTCAAGGCCAAGCGGGTGGACGTCATCATCTACGAGCGCTTCGGCGGGGAACACTTCATCCGGGAGCTGGACGTCCAAGGAGCCAGGGTTTTGCAGCCCCCCCTGGCGAAACGCGAGATGTACCTCTACCTCAACCGCAAGCATGCCCCCATCGTGGAGGCTGTGGCCAAGGCCCTGCGGGACATGAAGGCGGACGGTTCCTACCAGGCCCTGTTCGCGCGCCCGTAA
- a CDS encoding FmdE family protein, protein MHATVCNLTREEYLKRITEFHNYAAPGLLVGGFMVDAARRELPEGTLFEALCETQACLPDAIQLFTPCTVGNGWLRIHDLGRYALTLYDKYTGKGFRTFLDPSKFGPFPEIEGWFLKRKAKKDQDTAVLQEEIFSAGDSILTTRAVEVSPAFLGKYSKGDIAVCTVCGEAYPSKHGSVCLGCTGRDPVVRAAVRPCLHAVPVEEAVGRQALHDMTQVEPGKSKDAAFTRGQTFGAQDLCRLQRMGRMHVYVAGEDNSAEGFIHEDDAAKALAEALCRNGAMVQAGPPREGKITLLAQRDGLFTVDRDRLAALNALADVALSVRHDGTVVKSGQPVGGVRAIPLFLGQDTLERAMRLVDAGAGAGAIAEVRPMRAAKAGALITGTEVFTGLVEDKFADVLSAKLKALGSELAEVHFAPDNAAEIAAGVRELLDAGCDLVLTSAGMSVDPGDVTMQGLVDAGVTDVLFGMPVLPGNMTLLGRIGSVPVMGVPACALFHAVTSLDLLLPRVLAGQSITRAFLARMGHGGFCLNCARCTFPHCPFGK, encoded by the coding sequence TTGCGAAACGCAGGCCTGCCTGCCCGACGCGATCCAGCTGTTCACGCCCTGCACGGTGGGCAACGGGTGGCTTCGCATCCACGACCTGGGCCGCTACGCGCTGACCCTCTACGACAAATACACCGGCAAGGGCTTCCGCACTTTTCTCGACCCTTCCAAGTTCGGGCCTTTCCCCGAGATCGAAGGCTGGTTCCTGAAGCGTAAGGCCAAGAAGGACCAGGACACTGCCGTGCTGCAGGAAGAGATCTTCTCGGCGGGAGACTCCATCCTGACCACCCGCGCCGTGGAGGTCAGCCCGGCCTTTCTCGGCAAATATTCCAAGGGCGACATCGCCGTCTGCACCGTCTGCGGCGAGGCCTATCCCTCCAAGCACGGCAGCGTCTGCCTGGGCTGCACCGGGCGCGACCCCGTGGTGCGGGCAGCTGTCAGGCCGTGCCTGCACGCCGTCCCCGTGGAGGAGGCCGTGGGCCGCCAGGCCCTGCACGACATGACCCAGGTGGAGCCGGGCAAGTCCAAGGACGCGGCCTTCACGCGCGGCCAGACCTTCGGCGCCCAGGATCTGTGCCGCCTGCAACGCATGGGCCGCATGCACGTGTACGTGGCCGGTGAGGACAACTCCGCCGAAGGGTTCATCCACGAGGACGACGCTGCCAAGGCCCTGGCCGAGGCCCTGTGCCGAAACGGGGCAATGGTCCAGGCCGGTCCCCCGCGCGAGGGCAAGATCACCCTGCTGGCGCAGCGCGACGGCCTGTTCACCGTGGACCGTGACCGCCTTGCAGCGCTGAACGCCCTGGCCGACGTGGCCCTGTCCGTGCGCCACGACGGCACGGTGGTGAAAAGCGGCCAGCCCGTGGGTGGCGTGCGCGCCATCCCGCTCTTTCTCGGGCAGGACACTTTGGAGCGGGCCATGCGCCTGGTTGACGCCGGTGCCGGAGCGGGAGCGATTGCCGAGGTGCGCCCCATGCGCGCAGCCAAGGCCGGTGCGCTCATCACCGGGACAGAGGTGTTCACCGGACTCGTGGAGGACAAATTCGCGGACGTGCTGTCCGCAAAACTCAAGGCGCTGGGCTCGGAGCTGGCCGAGGTGCACTTCGCCCCGGACAACGCCGCCGAGATTGCCGCCGGAGTGCGCGAACTGCTGGACGCCGGGTGCGACCTGGTGCTGACCAGCGCCGGCATGAGCGTGGACCCCGGCGACGTGACCATGCAGGGGCTCGTGGACGCGGGCGTCACGGACGTGCTGTTCGGCATGCCGGTGCTGCCCGGAAACATGACGCTTCTGGGGCGCATCGGCAGCGTGCCCGTGATGGGCGTGCCCGCCTGCGCGCTGTTCCACGCGGTCACCAGCCTGGACCTGTTGCTGCCCAGGGTGCTGGCCGGGCAGAGCATCACCCGCGCGTTTCTGGCCCGCATGGGCCACGGCGGGTTCTGCCTGAACTGCGCCCGCTGCACCTTCCCGCACTGCCCCTTCGGCAAATAG